AGGCAGCCAGCTCCTGGCCTAGGCTGCAGCACCTCAATCTGGCCAGCTGCGGGCAGCTCACAGAGCAGTGAGTTGTCTGAGGACGTCACGGtacaggggctgggctgggtccCCATGCCAGCTCAGGGGCTCATCAGAGGCCTCCCCACAGAACTCTGGATACCGTTGGGCAAGCATGCAAGCAGCTCCAGATGTTAGATGTGGCCATGTGCCCTCGTATCAGCATGGCTGCCGTCAGGTGCTTCCAAGCCCAACTGCCCCAGGTGACCTGCGTCCAGTCCCGCTTCATGGGAGGGGCTGACCTGACCATAACGCTCTAGGCCAGGTCAGCAACCAACCCTGTGCCTCAGCAGAGTCCCCAGTCCTGGCCTGTTGACCTGGTTTGACTCAgtgcctcctgccctcctctgccaCATGCCCCCAAAGCCCCTTTCCCAAGCTATAAACCCCTTTCTCTAGGACTAGGGGTAGGACTAATCCAGGGAAGCCCAGCGGGCTTCCTGCCCCACTCTGCCCTATGGCTCAGCAGGAGCCTTTTCCAGCTTTATGTTGCTGCCACAGGCCGCTGGAAATGCCAGCTCCTGCTCTCCTGGCCAGGCCTGGATCTGGAGGCCAGGCCCACAGGTGGAATGCGTCTGGTACTGGGGAAGAGTAGACCTTGTGCCTCTTGCTCTGCCCACTTCTCACACCTAAGGCCTGTGCCTCACCTTGTTCCCTATTAGGAGCTCTCCTGGCCTCTACTAGCACTGAGTTTTAGCAGCCAAGCCACAGACTTTGTTATAAacccaaacaaaattaaaaattccaaatcTTACCTCCTTTTCTGAAGTTCTCAGACTACAGCCCCTACCCCCCACTTCAGGTGAAGCAGCTCACCCTAGCCCAGGGACAATGTGGAAAAAACACCAGAGGCACGTAGACAATTTCTTCCTTACACCTGACCAAAAGCCCTACAGGTGCCTCCAGAAGTCTTAACTTCCTCCCCAATATGGTGAGAGACTAGAAACCTGGATGCCTTTCCCTGCATGGGCCTCCAGGCATGTCCTGCAGCAAAGGCACATCCCAGCCAGATACGAGGAGCACAGTGATTAAGGATGCAGTGAGGCTgtcttcaggaagaaaaaaagacgaCAGTATCTCTGGGTAGGTCATTAGAGGTGCCAGGGACTTCTCAACAGAAGCTCTGGGAAACTATCTGTCCACCAACTTTGTCCATCTGTCCCTCAGTTCTAGGAGCACCTAGCACGGCTGCCCGAGTGCCTGCAGACACTGCACTTTATGTGGTGATTCAGAGGTGCCAAAGCTCTCCTAGTCCCCAGGTCAGGTAGGAGGAGGCAAATTAGCCGACAGACAAGGACAGGCCAGGGCATAGGGTGTGCATAGAGGAACAGTGCCTGGACCTGGGAGCCTAAGAGAGCAAGGAACAGAGCCTGGGAGATCAAGGAAAGACTCAAGGCAGtgaaaaaggagaagggaaggaagagggcaaTGACAAAGGATGAGGAAAGCACACATGGCAGGCCAGAGCTGGTGCTGGGGAGGACGGGGTGGGTGCCATGGGCTGCAGGGAGGATGCCAGCTTGGAGCCCACAGAGAACTCTGCAAGCCACAGGTCTCTTGTTAGACATCCTCAACCACAACATGTCTGCAACCCATCTATCCCAGCTGCTCAGTCAGGTAACTGTGAACATTATCCCATGGACAACAGAGAGGCACTGAAAAACACAGGATGGGGGTAGTGTGCATGTGAGTGTATATAACCTGATCAGCTTCGTGTTTGAAAAAGCACTTGGGTACTAAGGACTGCAAGAACAATACAGGAGGGAGGAAGTCAGATTCTCGCTACGATGCTGGTGGCCTGGACAAGGGAGTGGAGACACTGGGGAGGAAGAACTGATGGTATTGGAAGATTTAACGCATCTGGGATCCCCACGCCTGATTGCCATCTTGAGCTCAATAGCAAGTTTAACTTGAACTATTCCAAGTGTGGTGGGAAGTCTGAACATAAGAGTGGGCATGCTGGGCCCTGGAGGCCTGAGTGAGGAGCGGGTGCGCCTCCAGCACATTCTCCAAAGGAGAtgccatttcattaattttcaaggTTAACACTGTTCAAAAAGGTGTGTGTGAAGGTGTTGAGAAAGAGAAGTAATGAGAGGCATGGAGGAGGTCAGAGCGGTGGCAGCTCTCAGCCTGCGCTGTGGGGTGCCAGCCTCTGAAACTGACCTCCAGCAAGGCCTAATACCCCCAGCCACTTTCGCCCCCAGGGGTCTTGCCTGTCGGTGGCCCCCACCATATCCATGCTCTGGCAGGAGATCTGAATCAGAACACAAGTCTTCCAGCCTCAGTTCTATCCTCCCACCACCTGGGGACACATTTGGATTCTTGAGTTTGCCATTCAGCACAAAACAGACCCAGCTTCATATCTGTCCCACAGGCCTCTCATCAAGAGGGCCTCCAAGTCTTGAAAAGGACTCCTGGCAGGGCCAAGCAGGACTGTCAAGAACCTTCTGGAAATTAGGCCCCTGTTAATGTGGCCCAGGAAGGCATGCACTTAGGGCAACACCTGCCACCCTGCCACTTGGCCCTCAGCTGGCTGGTGTGCAGACCATAGGCCATCCCTCTCTGCAGACCCAGCATGGAAGAAGGCTGAGGACTCCTCCTGTGGAAGGACAATAGGGCCAGCTTGTCTCCAGGCCCTCATTCAGAACACCAGCCCCTCAACTGCCACTGCCCGGGTTTGTGGCCCCAAGCAGTGACCTTGGCCTGATGCCCCAACTCATTTGCAAGCTCAGTTTGAAGGCAGGCTTGGCCCACAGTCTCAGAACTGGCTGGACACACACCCAAGAGTCAAGTGGACTTTATTTTTGCGGCAGCCTCTTGCTGGTCAGGGTGTCTGGGCTCCTCCACCCTCCGCCCTTCATGGTCCCCAATGCCAGCAGCTGTGGCCCACAGCCAATCTCACTGTCAGGGTTCCGTGATGCTGCAGTCGTAGCAAAAGTTGAAattggtggggggtggagggatgggaggTGGCTGTTCGGGAATGGGCACGTTCTCCAGCTCCAACAACCGCAGTTTGGTTTCCATTGTCAGCAGCTGTTCCAGGTCCAGCCGAGTCTGCTCGCTGCCCATGGGACTGCCTAGCAGGGCACTCAGCCCATCTGTCCACAGGTGGAACTGGGACGGGGCCAGCCCGTGAGGGCTTCCCATCTCTTTCCCTGGCCCGCCCGCCCAAACTGGCTCGGCCTGCCCCAGATACTCACCTCCCGTTTGGATGGGGCGATGAAGTTGAGGTATGCCTCCTCCTCCCCGTGGTCATAGCTGACTGAGAAGGCTAACTCATAGAGATCCTGGGGGAGCCAGGCAGTGGAGAGCACAGAGCGGGGATCAGGGCAGGTGTGGGTAGGAAGTAGGGGAAGGAGCCCCCCAGCCTCCACTGCACTCACCTTGTTCTGTTTCCCTGAGCCCTTCTCCCGGACATGGGGACAGTCTTTCCCTGTTAGCAGTGCCTTGATATCGGCCACAGGGACTGCAGGAAGAAGGCTGGGCTAACCTCTGGGACCCAGGCAGTCCCGGGACAGGTGTGGCCCGGAGAGGGCAAGTGGCtgaccctgccccctgccccgtcCTCCTTACGCTGCTCAGGCAGGCTCTCCAGGGTGGGCGGGCTGGCACCCTCCTCCACATCCCCATACTGCAGCACCTTGTGGTTGGGGGACAGGCAGCAGAACCACAGTTTGTCTGTgagcagaaaggaagagggaaggaatgaCAAGAGTGGCCTGACCCCAACCCAGCTGCTCTCTGGACCCCTCTGCCCACTCAACCACCCTGGCGCCTCCGGCTGCTGATCTTGCGGAAGAGTGTCCCCTCACAGAGGCGGAGCAAACGCTGCTGGCGGATCAGGCCCATGAGCTCTGGCTTCAGCTTCTCCCGTAGCTCCCTGGGCGGGGAGGAAGGTAAGGGGAAAGCTTGCTGACTGGGACTGA
This window of the Canis lupus dingo isolate Sandy chromosome 5, ASM325472v2, whole genome shotgun sequence genome carries:
- the ELMO3 gene encoding engulfment and cell motility protein 3 isoform X5; the encoded protein is MLYFSRHAPSAYSRFVLENSSREDKHECPFARSSIQLTVLLCELLRVGEPCSETAQDFSPMFFGQDQSFHELFCVSIQLLNKTWKEMRATQEDFDKVIQVVREQLARTLALKPSSLELFRTKVNALPYGEVLRLRQTERLHQEGTLAPPILELREKLKPELMGLIRQQRLLRLCEGTLFRKISSRRRQDKLWFCCLSPNHKVLQYGDVEEGASPPTLESLPEQLPVADIKALLTGKDCPHVREKGSGKQNKDLYELAFSVSYDHGEEEAYLNFIAPSKREFHLWTDGLSALLGSPMGSEQTRLDLEQLLTMETKLRLLELENVPIPEQPPPIPPPPTNFNFCYDCSITEP